Sequence from the Strix uralensis isolate ZFMK-TIS-50842 chromosome 1, bStrUra1, whole genome shotgun sequence genome:
GTAAGCAGTCTTGGATCTCCACTTTTTTCAACGTAATTTCAAACATAATTTGGTATCTTCTAATTACTCATTTGTAAAGTCATAAATAAGGGAAGTCCAACATCTAATGCCCCATTTGTAAAACTAAGTAGAAGCTATCCAAATGCACTAAACCAGAACACTGGTTTATATATGTAGATCACCAATATCTTGGAAGGCAATACAAAGGCCACCAAATATTGcaatcaaaacacattttggtTCCAAGCCACCATTCAGTTTCAGGTTCTATCTTATAAAGCAGTTCTTACAGTCTGTCAGCACTGCACTGCTGCTCAACcaataaaccagaaaaacactgaaggtaaaaatagttttttaaaaaaaaacaacaaaactaacaaaaaaaaaatcccagaacagCCACAGTCTGAGCTTGTTATTGCACCATGCAACAGGGACAcacaaaataacaataaaaaacccTCAAGTTGCACAGAGGCACACAGATAATTTCTAGTTTCATATTCCTAAAATATTGTTATATGATTGGTAGAAAttgtaagagaaagaaaatgggttCAATAACAAATTCTGTGTTGGGCAAAAATGACTGGTAATGAAGAAAATCACCACACGATGGCTCTAGATACAGAGGCTTTGAAAGGGAGTCGAGTTTCATGTTCATACAAAACTATCACTACAAAACAAGTCAGCtagctctgcagcaggagcaaaGAAATATAGCAAACAGAGCTCACCCACTTCTAACCTAGGCAATACAGAGGTTGTTTGCTTTTCATGACCTTCTCTGGGTCACTGACCATATAAGAATGCTGCGTTTCATTGCGTTGGTCTTCCTTTCCCTTCAGAACTTTTAGGAAAATTAAAAGGATACAGTGGGGGATGTATCCTGCCATGAGGTTTCATTACACCGCGTCAGACTGTAGGAACAAGCTAGATGTTTTGTTAGAACAACTCACCAAGGGAGAACTGTGAAACTGGCAGGTAGAAGAGTGGATGCTGAAGcgacaaaacccaaaacccagttCCACCCATCTTAACTGAACTCCATGAACGACCTCAGTGACCAGCAGAAACAAGGGGCCAGCGGAGAGCAGACTGCTCTCTGCATAGTTAAAAGTTACAGGTAAAGATGTGCAGCACGTGGATACTGGTGATACTTAACTCCTAACAGGTTACTCCACAGGCATAGTAAGAACAGAGCAGAGCAAGAGTCGTACCTACAAAACGTATGCTTTTTGCTCCTTGGAGTTAAGCTTACCCAGCTGGAAGGGGTGTGCAGAGTGGTTTTGCTGGCATGCCAGTATCTTTAGACCAGTGCTGGAGTATACCAGAGTACTGGAGACAGAAAGAAATAGGTAGAGACTAAGGCTAAGGGCAGCACTGCAGCTACTTTGCACTGTAGGAAGAAATTTAGAGTGGAGTGGCAAGAGGCAAGAGAATGTTCTTTGCCTGAACTACAAGCTGCATAATAATGCTTTCTTGTTGAACAACAGCCTATAAAATATTCAGTGGGTATCTCTTTCACTGACCTGATAAAACGTACAGCTTAGGGCCGAGAGGTTCATTCTGACATGCCAAAATTTTCCGCTAGGAACCTGATGCAAATTAATACCAAACAGCAAGTGCTGTCATTACAGCACACAGAAAAACGTTAGAAAGACTTCTAAAACAGCAACTctctcctggaaaagaaaaaaaaaaaaaagaagaaattgttgtTTATTCTACACTTTGAGTAAAACCAGCAGCTACACCACCAGTGAAAAAGCTTCTCTCTACTATATGGCAAAGTAGCATTTAACAACATACCCCACAAACCTCTTCCCCCTGCCCGCCCAACACTCAGGACCTCAGTGAGGCTTTGTTTCAGGTAATCAAGCCACAAAACTAAATTCAAGTTCACCATGAGTCCTCAGCAGAGAACTTGATAGTATCAAAAACTACCTGGGTGCTGGCTCAGTTTAGGAGGATTCTAGTATCCAAAGCCTTAAGCTGGGTTTTGTACCCAGCAAGACTTTGTACTTGGGCAAAAGCTAAGAGAAAATGGAAGATTTGCCTCCTTGGTCTGCTACCACTGGCTGTCCAGTTTGGCCCAAGATCACAACATATTAGTGCCACTAAACTCCAATTTCAACTGATTTTTTCTGGGAATTTTAAAGCTGTTGCCCAACTCAGTCTAACATGATATACATACAGAGGATCCCTTCAGTAAAAGGAGGAAGGCTTACGTCTGTTTTTATTCATGGGTACTAATCACGCCTTCAGGAAGCAGCATACACACAAAAAGGCACAGGTCTCTACACAAGGTACCTCTGAACCGACAAACAATTCAGTTGGATAGGATAGGGGAAAGAAAGATTTAAGTTCCACACCAGTCAAGCCTGAAGTCCACCTAAGGTGCCGAAGTTAATCTCTCTGAAAAGGACAAAAACGACAAGGGCACAAAGACAGCTGTGCTTTAACTGAACTTTTTAATAGGGATGGATACAATTAATATACTGTATGATAGTTAATTATCACTGAAATCTTATTACCTTAGTGAATAAATTAACAGTCAGCTGAACAACAAAAGCAAGAACTAAGTAAAGATATTGCAAATTCCTTGAGGAACCCTTCCACTGCTACAGTTACCATTTTCACTGATACACACCCAAAACTGTGTTATGACGACTCATTTCTCCAAATGCCTCCACTGCAGCACCTGCAATATTTCAATGACTAACTCATTTAATGACTTATAGTCCATCAGGTGGGCAGCTCTTTGGTAAAGGTGTGGCAACAGATTCTTTGCTTTCTGTCAACGCTCGCGGCTGATGGACAAAAACACTGAACTTGACACCTTGGTTAGCCGCTGCCCTCACAAAACCACTATTTGCAGTCATGGTGACGGCTTTTAAAGTGTCTCCTGTCCCAAAAATGGTAAGAGAACGGCTGTTGATTTTTGAACTAGCCACTAGTCCTAAGGCACGGTCAGACGGCTGATCTGGCACCACATGAATTCTTTGAACAAGTAACGCAGCTCGCTCTTTCTCTCCCGGTCCTCCCAGCGTTTCCAAGATGGACTGAAAATCTCTCACAGCAGATTGACAGGCAAAAAGCTCCTTCCCCTCCATGAACTCCTCCAGCTGAGGCAGgactctctccctcctttcctgagCTGCTTGCTCTGTTAGCACTTTTTCTTTGAAGATGAAGTAGCAGCCACCGTAGCTCAGAGCAGAGACGTAAGTTATCAAGGTAGTGATGTCCAGGTTAACTCTATTGCACACGTTTACTTTGATCTGGGTAGGAAAAGCAATGCTGGCCACTAAATTCTCCCGGTCAACTCTGGTCACCTGCAGGAGTTCAGGGCCTTCTTCATCTGATTCACTGGCACTAAGGCGCCGGTTCTCGGTAGATGGCTCCGCCAGCGAGTTCACAGCCACGATGTCTCCTCGCACAGATATTCCCATCTCCTTGAGCCTCTCTGCCATAGGACTGGACACGCTGTTGTAGAACGCAAAGATGATGTGGGGGTTGCTGTACTCCACCGGCTGCTGACGGCTGGCTTGCAGGAAGTCCTCTGCCTGCTCAATGACGCTTTTGTCACCATACTGGCCTCTCCCCAGCCAGATGTTATGCAGGGCCTCAGCCTTCCGGCCGATGGCCTTCACCCACGTGTGACCTCCGTTTGCAACAACGTCTACCACCAGCGTCTGCTTGTCTCCAAACCTGTCCTCGTAAGCAAAGACACGGAGGACACTGACAACATCCTCCAGGTTCTCTGCTGACTGAATAATGGCTTGGAGATGGGTAAGGTTTGTACTTTGCAGATGGGATTCTTTAATGGCCACCTTCCCTGCCTCCACCTTGTGTAAGAAGTTTAGCTCAGCCCTCAGTTTCCCACATAGTTTTGCCCCGCCTTCTATTTTCCTCTTCTGGGACTTGGAAAGGGCTTCCGCTCTCTTGATCAATTCTTTGGCAACAGCAATTCTTTCACAAAGCAGCGACTGCACAGACATGTTGGAAACATTATTCCTATCAagtgaaagcaaaagagaagattGTTATTAAATGGTCAGGAATAGAGACAGTCAAAAAAGGTCTTTGCAGCAGTATACATTGGAGTTTGCAGTAGACTTAGTGCAACAGCTACCAGTATTGTAAAGTGCAAGCATCAAGAGCCTCACCGCAAGTCCCACCAAAGAGTTCAATTCCTTTCCTTCGCCTCTGGAGACGCAACCTATGGCCTCAGAAGATCTCAGTTCTCAGCAAGGGAGAACAGCAGTGTTCAAGTCTCCACACACACCTTGcaagtttgtggttttttcccctgacatGCGAGCCCTTCACTGAGCTAGTCACTTAGAGAGATCTCAACTCTCACAGTGTATTTTTAGAAGTTGTCGTCCAGAACAAAATTAGAAATCGTGTTAATGCCATAAGCAAATCTCCCTCTCACCACCACGGTTaccattaaaatataaaagctaCCCACCATGCTTACAGACATCCACAAAAACTGTGAAGTCTGGCTCCCAGCAAGTATTTTAACACAGGAAGCCCGATGTATTTTACAATTATGGGTAGCACAACTCTGTCCTTTCCAGCTTCCAACTTATACTGCACAACTCAGTAAACGAGGCCCTAACAATCCCCTGGCAAAGCTTCAACGTTACACAGCATCATGACAAACTATGATTCATAATTCTAGAGCCAGGAGGATCTGGAAATCTCTGTTTTCTAGTTCCACCAGAGATTTACTGTGTTGCATCTGGTAAGACTATTCCTTTAGTATATAGATGCTTTCCCCAAGGAAAGTATGATAGGAATTGCTTAATAGAATGCAGGCTGGCTTTGAAAAATGTAAGATTCACTACCACAGCAAACAATACCATTTTTTATGACACACAGTAAATAGCCATTATGAATAGAGAAATTAATCCATTTTGACTCCAACTACAAGTATAAACACGTGCTCCTGTAATTTTTACTTAAGCTGCATGTTGAAGCAAACTGCTATTAAAGGGAAGACAAATGCAGCTTCAGCTGAAAATGAGCAACAGGATACAGCCTGGCTCCTACAAGAGGCTCTGCCAGTGCTCCTGTGGAGCCTGGCTTCATCAAGCAGTTGAAGTCACACTTGCACTATGCACAAGTTTAAATGCAGTTACTATTAATTGCTCCTGGCTCGGACAATACTCAACATCACAAAACCCTTCCCCGTTTTCTCCACCAAAAGGCAGAATGTCCTCCAACACGACCTGCTGACTCTCTTCAGGGCTAGGCCAGTGAAATCAGCCCTTCCTCCCAACAGTACTCACCATTGCCACAAGTTTATTCTTATATGTAAAGCAGTGAGTGAAACCTGACAGTTACTACTTCAGCACCTCTCACCACAGCAGCTTCAACTTCTACAGATATAAAAAGTCCTCAAGATGAAGCTTACTTCAAGCTTTTCAGTGTGAAAGTAAGCCCACAAGCCGAACTACTTTTTCATCACATCAACCGCGAGTAACAGGCGGCCCCACTATCAACCACAAAGGCGTCAGAAGAATAACTACTCCTTAAAttgaggtggggaaaaaaaaataagacccTTCACACAAAAGTTTGCTGGTACAAGTTGCCCCGGGAGGCCGCTCGCTGAGGCGTAGGCGCCTCGCCCCAGCACAGCCTTAGGCCCAACACTTGAGAGGGCCCCCCAGGGCCCGCCCTCCCTCAGCAGCCGCGCACAGGCGCCGCTTTGCCCCGCTCCGCTGCTGTCAGAgcccgcggcggggagcggccgcctCCCCCTCTCCCGtctgcggcccggcccggccctggccGCCCGCTCCGCGATCACGTGAGAGCGGCGCCGGGGAGGCCGCGGCGCCATCTTGGGTGAGGGCAAGGTGCCCTGCGCTTGCCCCAGCCCCTCTCGGCGGCGCCGGCGGGGAGCCGGCCGCGCCCGCTCGCCTCTCCCTCAGCCCACACACCTTCCCCGGAGCGGGGCAGCGGGacgcgggcggcggcgggacgcggGCCCTTTCTCCCCTTGCCGACCCCGGTCACTATCGGAGCACGACAAGCCCGGGCCCGCCTCGCCTCTCCGGGCGCTGCCGGGCCGCTCTCCCTCCCCACCGCCTTCCCCCGCAGCCCGTACTCACCCCCCGGCGGCACCAGCCTTCTCCCCGGGCGGCGGCAGGACGCGGCCCGGGCCGGCAcctcccccggggccgccgggcgGGGACAACCGCCCCACCCGCCTCGCCGAGCCGGCGGCCCCAGCCCTCCCgtcctggctctgctccccgGCCGGCCTCAACTAAGTACGTGTTTTATCCCGAAAAGCCTTTATTTAAGGAGCAAAGACCTTACATTAGATCAGACAGGCCAGAGGCGAGTCACAAGGGTGTAACTTCAGCGGGGAAGCAGCAGCCGTGGCTTGACGCACGTTGGGTGGATGGAGTCCAGCCAACAAAGAGGGGCCGCCTTCACCCGTCGGTGCTAAAGGCGAGAAAGCGTCCTCCTCGCTTGCCCCGAGGTGCTGCCTACTTCCGAGGAGTAGCCCTCGCCCTGGTCTCTAGGTTCTATCCCTGCTGCAGCAATACTCCTGACAGGGCTCAAATgtatttctgacaattattaagactaaactgtgatgtgatgtatgaaagctttgcttgtgctttgcttcgtttctttctcaaggactcctgactcctcaactgtttcctgaggtccctttgttTAGGTAAGATTGGAACGCTCGTTAGGCTCCCTACGGAAATCACCGacagcagactcaaggccttcagtggacacttgggcaactcctagaacgggaaaactaagataagggggactcagacacagagaccctattacagggaggatgattctgctgatttaggaaggaggcacctggactttacttcccagcacatgctctggaaagaaggtcaactagcaaACCCTGTGAAGACGAACGCTTACTTCCccctcgaccaccaaagaccctcaccctattttcactaggcatgctcggactatgtaaatgaattccgggaagtcattatcataagacacccctttccgggaaatctaatgaatatgtgtGATTTGCGTGTATGtgaactgatgtcccttgctaattcttgggagcccttatggtggagaatagccagggcgaccccagcgctgctaataaagagtacctgcttaacagtaaaaaaaacaactttactGTTGactcaatttctttgtttcactccCCAACAGCATGGGGGAGACTTCCCTTCTCCTCACCTACTACTGACAGCTGGCTCCTACTGTAATTTACTTGTCTAAACGATTTCACAAGATCTGTAAAGCAACAGTAAGCCAGAGCGAGGTTGAAGGGGCTTAGTGCACCTGCATCGTCCATCACTGGAACCTACTTGAAGTAATAACCCCATGAAAGGGTGATGCTGTTCTCAGATCCCGATCCTACTAGTTAAATAAAGCCCAAGGAAATTCTGTTCTGGTAGGTGTCACAGCGAGTTCCTCGGAGCAGATCACCTTCCAGGACATGCAAATCAAGAACATGACCTACCTTCAGTGACCAGTgtctctttttctgctttcagatggCTGCATTAGGAACAAGATAAATGAAGCAAAGTCATTCTTCATGGCCAGCTTAAATAATCAAGCTTGTAATTTGTCATTTCTCACAAACAAACAGTGTTTGTACACTTTATTCCCCCTTGACCCCACTTTATGCACTGTATTGTTTTacagaatataaacaaaacaaaactagtatcatgtaacaaaaaaaaattattttttgaaaatgacCACAACCACCATATAATTTGCTGCTCCATTGCACTGATATCTCTCACTCCTGAAGTGATTTGATTATTTGAGAAATACATCTCAAAACTACTATTTCCTTAAATTCCAAGCATTCTGAATGGAAAAAGGTATAAATTAGTTCCCTGCAGTTCAAAGTTTCCCTTTAAATACCAGATAAAATTTAGTTATTCTAGACAAGCAGTCATCCGAGTATGGCAATTACTTTCTTCAGTGTAGGATTAACAGTTTAAAAACACCCCCACACTTCAAATCACACCACCTTCCTGATTAGAACAGCGCAATATCAAGGTCTATCTGCCTACCACTAAGAAAATTAACCAATACTCTAAATAAAGCCCGAATTCAAAATATTATGCATTCTTTCCAAATTACACCAAGTCCCATGAACTCTGATTCTCTGCAGGGCCTAAGTATATCAGGGGTGGGAGGAACTGGGCAAAACCCCCTCCCAACGTTTACACCAATTATCGGGTATCTGAAAGGCAGCACTTTCCTTGGAGCACAACAGTTTTCATAGAATACACAGAACAGTTACTACATTTAAATCATTAAACCACAGGAAAAGTTGGAAGATACCATTTTTTCACTTCATCACTTgtaaaaaatgagtaaaattcTAGAAATCGAAGTtgttgaattatttaaaaaaaaacaccaccaaaaagcaaaccacacccccaagtcttaaaatattttttttgcttgccaTATTGTTACCACCTGGGGAGTGAGACAGTACAATTTATTTGGAATTGCTTTGGTTTCAACTACCTTCCCTAGGGTGTTCTTTGCTATCAACTGCTTCTAGTACAGGAAGCAACTAAGCTACTACAGGTCACGCTAACCCTTTCTGACGTACCTAGCTGCATCTTTTCATATACAAAATTCCTTTACTTACTTATCTAGCATTAAAAACTGACTGAATATGTATGAATATTCAAGTACCATTCTGCTTTTCTGAATGATTCTGAAAGCTTAAAGATCTAGCAACATAAAAATCTCCAGTTTCACTTCCAAGTGGTTCTCTAGAAGAAGAATCAGAGCATGGATTGGTTTTCAGAGTAAAATACTCAAAAAGTGATCTGGACTAAGTCTTAATGGACCATTTggacacagcttttatttctgacATTAGGAAATAAAACTTCATTTATGGCATGCTTCAGAAATTCTTACTTACCTAATGATAACATAAAACATTGGAAGACAGACATTGGAAAGAACCGATCAATTAGCTTATACACTACTTTCTGCAGACTAACtcatactttattttcttcattagttATGGCTGGCTAACATGTAAGCTGTCAGGCTGCTCCCATACATGCTCAGCGTTATGTACAAGCAAAGCGATCCAGCTGTCGCTCCCAGTTCACTATCAACATTTGAACAATCacgatgctttaaaaaaataaaatctgaaaacgGTAACTTACGTGGCTGCAGATAAGattatttctgctggaaaaagTACATACATTTATTCTGTTTCGTTTACGGTACATTTTGTGTTTCTATATAACCTGTGTGACTCTACACATGTAACAAGTGTATCAATACATGCACCCACACAGAATGATAGTCAAGCATCTGGTTCTGCACCTGTAAAAGTTGTGATGCAATTAAGtgctctttttatttctgcacCTTTAGAGTCATCTTGCACATTGGGGAACACTTTAGCACAATTCAAGGGATAAAGTAACTGCATTACATATTCTCATTTTGCTTCATTACTCCTGTTGATTTTTATTGATGGTGATAAATGCATTTAGTTTTCAGTAAGAGTTACTACTTCCATTATTTCTACAATATTTCAGGGTTGAAAAAGTGCAATTTCTAGGGCCAGGAAAATAACCCAAGTAATAGAAAACAAGCTCTTAAGACACAAAGACCAAGAGTCAAGAGCAAAGATGCTCAAGTAGATCACAGTTCACACCTGAAATGGAAGACTGTTCTACCTCTTTGTGAAAGTACATGATCTTTTACACCAGATAAAACCATTTTTGGAAGTTACTTAATATTTGAATAATACTCCAAAGTGAAAAAATTATCCTGTCCACtcaaaatttaaattctttaaaagaagGTCTAACATGAGTTCACCATGGCTCTACGTGGAAAATTCTGTTTCCTCAACAATAAAGATAGTGAAATCTCAGCCTTATGCAGATAAACAAGCTGTGATTAAAAAGACACACAGACACCTTCCCCCAAAACAGTGGCCTTCAAATTTTATTCTTTAGCCTTTTTCAAGCTGTCATTATAACTTCACATTTTGTACACTATTTTGTGTACAAAGATTCCATGTATCAAGGGAAAGAATTACCTATAATGATTCCATGTATTACAATATTAGGACCGTTGCATTTGCACcgatgatattttaaaaaatctctctGACATACCATGTAGAAATAAGTATGcaaaaactgcaaacaaaaacatttaagtaGCCAAAATTAAAAAGACCTTTGTGTGAATCACACAGTCTTGCTCGGTTTCTACTAGGCTATTGCAGCCAAGTAGTCCTTAACCTCAGTTGGAGTGAGCCTCCTAAAACCAGCTTCATTACAGATGCCAACTTCAATGTTGTCTTCTGTCATTTGCCCTTCAAAGCTCTCCtattaaagaaaacacagttcAGTGAATCATATCAATGGTGTCACAACAGTAAGAaacttatttcttaaatattttgctaaCCTTTAGTGTTAAGATAGCTGTATGAATGGCATCTTCAAGCTCCAAATCTTCATTGTATCTGTAAACAGAAGTTCACATATTTCAGCATGGGACAAAGATCTTTCCAAATCCTAATAATCCTAGAGTCTCTAAAAACCCAAACGCTACTAAAATCTTCCTATTTCTCATACAAATATTATTTGACAGCACTGTGGTATTAGTAGTCAAAATTTATTATTAGTAAAAAGATTCACTACTTTCCCTACTGACACCATATAGAACAATATCTCTGCCAATAGGTTGAATGTAATGTTTATTGCACTGAAATAATTCTCCATAAAAGCTGGAGTTTAAATAAGGCAAATTTCCTGTGCACGTGTAAGCAAGTGAACTGGAAGCATC
This genomic interval carries:
- the C1H7orf25 gene encoding UPF0415 protein C7orf25 homolog isoform X1, encoding MNNVSNMSVQSLLCERIAVAKELIKRAEALSKSQKRKIEGGAKLCGKLRAELNFLHKVEAGKVAIKESHLQSTNLTHLQAIIQSAENLEDVVSVLRVFAYEDRFGDKQTLVVDVVANGGHTWVKAIGRKAEALHNIWLGRGQYGDKSVIEQAEDFLQASRQQPVEYSNPHIIFAFYNSVSSPMAERLKEMGISVRGDIVAVNSLAEPSTENRRLSASESDEEGPELLQVTRVDRENLVASIAFPTQIKVNVCNRVNLDITTLITYVSALSYGGCYFIFKEKVLTEQAAQERRERVLPQLEEFMEGKELFACQSAVRDFQSILETLGGPGEKERAALLVQRIHVVPDQPSDRALGLVASSKINSRSLTIFGTGDTLKAVTMTANSGFVRAAANQGVKFSVFVHQPRALTESKESVATPLPKSCPPDGL
- the C1H7orf25 gene encoding UPF0415 protein C7orf25 homolog isoform X2, producing the protein MSVQSLLCERIAVAKELIKRAEALSKSQKRKIEGGAKLCGKLRAELNFLHKVEAGKVAIKESHLQSTNLTHLQAIIQSAENLEDVVSVLRVFAYEDRFGDKQTLVVDVVANGGHTWVKAIGRKAEALHNIWLGRGQYGDKSVIEQAEDFLQASRQQPVEYSNPHIIFAFYNSVSSPMAERLKEMGISVRGDIVAVNSLAEPSTENRRLSASESDEEGPELLQVTRVDRENLVASIAFPTQIKVNVCNRVNLDITTLITYVSALSYGGCYFIFKEKVLTEQAAQERRERVLPQLEEFMEGKELFACQSAVRDFQSILETLGGPGEKERAALLVQRIHVVPDQPSDRALGLVASSKINSRSLTIFGTGDTLKAVTMTANSGFVRAAANQGVKFSVFVHQPRALTESKESVATPLPKSCPPDGL